The sequence TTTATCGCGAATCACGCAAGCTATTTAGACTCGTACTTTCTGGTGGGCTATCTGCCGCGCATCCCGAGCTTCGTGGCGAAGGCCGAATTAGCGCGGCAGTTTACAGCGCGGGTGTTTCTATCGCGGCTCGCGACCGAGTTCGTGGAACGCTTTGATAAAGAAAAGGGCTTGGCCGACGCACGCAGGATTGCCGGCGCCTTGCGCCGTGGCGGCTCGCTGCTGTTCTTCCCGGAGGGCACCTTCAGCCGCGTTCCGGAGCTGCTCCCATTCCACATGGGCGCCTTCATCGCGGCCGCCGAGACGGCGACGCCGGTCGTCCCAATCGCCATTCAGGGTACGCGCAACATCTTGCGGGCAGGGAACTGGGCGCCTTCCCGCGGCAAGGTCACGATCACGATCGGACCCGCGATCGATACCGGCACGCGGGCGGCGGCCAGCGGACACGACCTATGGAAGACCGCACTCGAACTGCGCGCCGCCGCGCGTGAGTTTATCCAGGCTCATTGCCATGAACCCGATCTTAGGGGCCATCGCAGCGAAGACTCATCCGGGCGTTCAGGTGCATAGGCCGTCATGGTGAACGCTTGAGGACCACATTGGCACGGCAAACCGCCCCAGGGATCGCGATGGTACGCCAGTTACGCGCGCCTGGTTCAGGCGACCGTTTTCTCATCGCCCGGCTTTGGCGGACCCTCTTGGGACGGGTTGTCACTTGCTCCAGTTTTCCGTTGACGCTTCTCTTCTTTTTTCTGTTTCTTGGCTATATCTCTCTGACGCTTCGCGAACGCATAGTTAGGTTTGGGCATTTGTGATCTCTTAGGAATAATGGGGTCGTAGTGGTTTATTTCCATGCATCGGCATGTTTGCGCGGGGCGCCCGCGCTACCGCTCGGCAAATAAAGCCATTCTTTCACGTCATCAATAGTAATATATATAGCCACCTAGCGGAACATGCGCTACCAGGGGATGAGTCCCGATGCGGCGCATGTCTCACCCACAAGCCCATCGCCGCGGACGCATGATATTTTTGATAGAATACGCTAGCGGGCGTTCCCCGCTAGAAATTTATAGATTGAAAAGGAGTATTCGCTATGAAAACGAGGTTTATCTTCTCCCTCACCGCCACTCTATGGAGCCTAGGACTCACTCAGCCGGCGCTATCGGCAACGCCGGATAGCGGCGTCGTGATCCTGCAATGCGGTGTCGCCGGCGACTCGTTCGATGCAACAGCGGCCAGCGAGAGCCGCGGCATCCGCAAAGTTGTCATCAATAACGAATGTGCCCGCGAGCTGGAACTTTATTTACGAGACGGCTTTAAGATCAGAAGCACCTTAGGCGACCAAAGCGGGTTTATCGTAATTTATACGTTAATCGGACCACCGTAACGGCACCCGTGAACCCGAGGTGACGGAGACCAGCATTACGGATCCGGAAAGCTCGCCAGCCCTTCGCTTCCAGAGCCTAACCAGGTTACCGAGCCTCGGAATCATCCGGGTGACGGGTCCCGAGGCGGAGAGTTTCCTCACCGCGCAGTTCACGAACGATGTAGGGACGCTGTCCGAATTGCGTAGCCAATTGGGTGCCTGGTGCAATGCGCAAGGCCGTGTTTTGGTGGTGTTTAGACTGCTAAGGCACGAAGCCTCATATGTGCTCGTGCTGCCCCAAGAGATGATCGGCTCGACACTCGAGCGTCTCAAAAAGTATGTACTGCGCGCGAAACTAACCCTCGAGGAGGCGCGCGAGGAGTTGCGGGTTCTCGCTGCTTTCGGCCCGCAAACTCTCGCCGGCCACGCGGCGCATCTACCGCCCATCCCCGAGCAGGAAAATACGGTCGCGCACCGGGCCGGCGTCTCGGTCATCCGGGTCCCGGGCGCGCTGCCCCGTTGGCTCATCATCGGCGCGAACGAGTCCCTCGCCGCCCTGGGTGCCATAGAGCCGGCGGCGGACGTCTCGGACACCGCGTGGCGGCTAGGGGACATTCTCGCCGGAATACCCATGGTGGGCGCGGCGACCACAAGAGCCTTTCTTCCTCAGATGCTGAACCTCGATGCGTTGGGAGGAGTGAGCTTTACCAAGGGCTGTTATCCCGGGCAGGAGGTGATCGCGAGACTCCAGTACCGGGGCCAACTCAAGCGCAGGATGTATCTCGCGCAGGTCGAGGACGCGGCGCCCCCCCGCGCCGGCGATCCGGTCTATGCCCGAGATCACCTCGCCTCGCAACCCGCCGGACAAATCGTCGCCGCCGCGCCTCGGGACAGCAGGTGTTTCGCGCTGCTTGCCGTGGTCGACAACGAAGCCGCGCACGCCGGGAGCATCCATCTGCTGCACCCCGACGGACCCCCGCTCGCTTTCCAGCCGCTGCCCTACCCGATCGATGACACCGGTGATCTCTCATCCCGCGTAACGGCGCCTCAAGGTCAATGAAGAGTTTTGAGCCGGCGTGGTGGCTGCCGGGGCCGCATGCTCAGACCCTTTGGGGGGCGTTATGTCGTCGCCGAGTCAAGCTGGCCTTGCGGCGCGAACGGCTGGATCTCCCCGATGGGGATTTTATCGATCTGGACTGGCACGACAAGGGCGCTGGGCCCATCGTCGTGATCCTCCACGGCCTCGAAGGCTCGGGCCAGTCCCGTTATGCCAAGGGGTTACTGGCCGCGCTGGGGGCGCGCGGATGGCGCGCTGTGGTCATGCATTTCCGCAGTTGCAGCGGGATCAATAACCGCCTTGCGCGCAGCTACCATTCGGGGGACACAGAGGACTTTAGTTACTTCATCACCACGCTTCAGGGTCGCTATCGCGGCGCCCGCCTCGCCGCCGTCGGTTTTTCCCTCGGGGGGAACGTGCTCTTAAAATTCCTCGGCGAGGCGCAAGAGCGGGCGCCGCTCGCGGCGGCCGTCGCGGTCTCGGTGCCGTTCCAGCTCGACAACGCGGCGGAGCGGCTCGAGCGCGGCTTTTCGCGCGCCTACCAATGGTGGTTACTACGAAGCCTGCGGGCCAAGACCAGGAATAAATTTACCCACCTGCCGAGCCCCATCGATCTTAGCCGCCTCGATAAGCTACGGTCGTTCTGGAGCTTCGATCACGAAGTCACCGCGCCTCTCCACGGTTTTGCCGGCGTGGACGACTACTATGCGCGCAGCAGCAGCCGTCAGTATCTCCCGAGGATCACGGTGTCCACGCTCATTGTCCATTCCCGCGACGATCCGTTCATGACCCCGGCCGCCATCCCCGGCGCCAATGAATTATCATCGAGCACACGCTTGGAGCTCACGGCGCGCGGGGGGCATAACGGATTCGTCGCCGGCGCCTTCCCCGGCCGTCCTTACTATTGGCTGGATCGCCGTATTCCGGAATTTCTCGCGCCTTACCTCATCGCGGGAGACGGCACTTGATGCGTATCAACTTATTGGCACAGAGGGTTGACAGGTAACAGGTCCAGTCGTATCTTCCCTTTTGAAGAAAAAGGCCTTTTAAAATCGCATTCCCTCAACTTATTCTCCCCGTCGCCGACAAGTCATTCCCTCTTCCAGAGGTAATCCTTGCGGCGAGAAACGCGCGAAGCTGTAATGCCGCCATGACAACAGGGGCGTCCGGGTTTAGGCGTCGCGTCTTTGTGGTCATGCCTTTCGGCACGAAGGAGGTGCCGAAGAAACCGCGCGTCGATGCGCCGCCCGCTCCCGAGGCGTCAGCAGAGGCGTTGAAGGTCGATTTCGATAGCGTTTACCAAAGGCTTTTCAAACCGGCGCTGGAAGCCGCCGGATTGCAGCCTTTCCGCGCCGATGACGAGGAAGCCGCCGGGGACATCCTCAAGGACATGTTCGCGGAACTGGTCACGGCGGATTTCGTCCTCGCCGACATCTCTATTCTTAACGCAAACGTCTTCTACGAGCTCGGTATCCGCCACACGGTCGGCCCGCGCGGCGTCATCTGTCTGCATGCCGGCTGGGCCGATCGCCCGTTCGACGTCGCCCCGCAACGGACCTTCAAATACGAAGGCAAACTCTTCCAAGTCGGTAATCCGCGCGAAGGGGACTGGGAGAAAGTGCTCGCCCGCGAAGTCGCAAACCTCGCTGCGACGCTACGCGCCGCCATTGCCGCCGACCGCACCACCGAAAGCAGCCCTGTCTATTCCAACCTGCCGAACCTTCAGCCCGTCGATGCCAGCCGGATCGGCACTGCACGTTTCAAGCATTACCAAGGACAGGCGGATGAGTGGAATCGACGGGTGCTCACCGCCAGCCATGAGGGGTGGGCCGAGGATATCCTGACCTTGGCCGACGACGTGCCATCGCCCTATTTCCGCCGCAAGCTCTTGCGCGATTGCGGCGATGCACTGCTCGCACTCGGTCGGTTCAGCCAGGCGGAGAAAATCTTACGGCAACTGGCCGACGATCTCGAGGGCATCGGCTCCGCCGAGGAGATTCGCGTCAAGTGTCAGCTCGCCCTCATCGCCAATCGCCTGAAACGCAGGCGCGAAGCCAAGGAGAGGCTCGCCCAGCTTGCGCAAACGAATCCGAATGATCCAGAGGTACCCGGACTCATGGGTCGTGTGTACAAGGATATGTGGCGCACCACCTTTGATGGACTGGATAAACTTGAGGACCGGCTCCGCATCGCCATGAGGAACGCGGCCCTCGCTCGCAAATCGCTCCGCAGCTACGAGGTCGCGCTCCGCCGCGACCTTGGCCGCTCTTACAATGGCATCAACGTCGTCAGTCTGGCCGCGCTCCTCGATCATGTCGCCCGCGAGAATCAGCGCACGCCCAAGCTGGAAGTGCCCGATCTTGAAGACCTAAAGATCGTCGTGCGTCTGGCCGCGACCGGCAAGGTCGAGCAGCCCGGCGAGGAAGTCTGGGCGCGCGCCACCCTTGGCAACCTCCACTTGGTCAACGGCGAGGCCGGCGAAGCCCTGGACGAATACGAGCAGGCCAGCGCCGACCCAAGCCTTTCGTGGTTTCACGTTTCCTCAATGTTCGAGCAGGTGCAGCTCTTCCAGCTCCTCGGTTTTCAAACCGGAGCGGTCGATCCCGTCGCAAAGTTGCTCAAGTCGCGGGGCGACGAACTCGGCCGTCCGCACGACTCTTTCGGAAAAGTAGCGATCTGCAGCGGCCACATTATAGACGAGCCCGGGCGCACGCCGCCGCGCTTCCCGCGGGAGAAAGAAGATGCCGTCCGCGCCGAAATCGCGAAGCGTCTCGACCAGTGGAACATCGGAGCCGGAGATCTCGCGGTGTGCGGCGCCGCCCGCGGTGCGGACATCCTTTTCGCCGAAGAGTGCGCCAAACGCGGCGCCCGCATCCGGCTGCTCATCGCAAGGGATCTCGATGCCTTTGTCGAAAGATCGGTGCGTTTACCCGACAGTGACTGGAGCGCCCGCTTTTACGCGCTTTACGCAAAGTCCGAGGTTGCCATCCAGCCGGAGCGTCTTGGCCGGCCGCCCGAGGGAGTCTCACCCTACGCGCGGAATAATCGCTGGATCGTCAATATGGCGCGGGTCGAAGGAGAGAGCAGCAGAAAGATCCTGGCGCTGATCGTTTGGGACGAACGCGAAAGCGAGGGCCAAGGGGGCGCGGCGCACTTCGCGCAGATCGCCGGGCCGTGCGCCGGCGAGGTGGCAATCGTGAATCCAGAGCTTGTTTCCGAGCTGCCTACCGTACCGAAATAACGCGCACATTTTACCAGCCTGGATATGCCCGATTCAAAAACCTGTTTCGTGATCCATGCCGTTCGGGGAGAAGACCGATGTTGGCGGTCAGCAGATCGATTTCGACGATGTTTACGAATTCCTCATCAAGCCGCCGCTAGAGCAGATGCAGCTCGAGGTCTTTCGCTGCGACAAGATTCCGAGCGCGGGCTCGCTCCATCGCGAGATGCTGCGCCACATCCTCGACGATGACCTCGCGATCGTGGACATCACCACCCTCAATCCGAACGTCTTTTATGAATTGGGCGTCCGGCACGCCTTGCACCGCTCCGGCACGATCCTGCTCCGCAGAAAAGGAACCAAAAGCCCGTTCAACATTCAGGGGATGCGGGCCTTCGAGTATGACCTCGACATGCGCAGCGTGGCCGAAGCTCACAAGACACTGCTGCGCGCGCTCGAGCATGCGCTGAGAAGTGTCGAAAGCGACAGCCTAGTTTACGATGCCCTGCCCGGCCTGCAAGTGAAGCCGCCCGCGCCCTAAGACCGTCGCTTCCATGCGCACGCTCAAGTGTTTCGTCATCACACCCTCCGGCAAAAACCCGTCAATGGAGTTGGTCCCGGATGACAAGCATGGACTCGCGCGCCTTCCCTCCGGGTGCGAGGGCCGCGCCGCGAAGGTTACGTCCGTCAACTTTCAGGACGTTTACGAATTCATCATCCTCGAAGCTATCGACAAAGTGAATGCGATTGCTCCGCAAGGCCTCAGAATCCAGGTCACCCGCGGCGAGGATCTGGCGCAGGGCGGCAATATCGTTTCGCAGTTTCTCCAGCAAATCTGCCGCGCGGAAATCACCATCACCGATGTCACAGGTCTCAACCCAAATGTCCTGCTTGAGTATGGCATTCGGCTCTCCGTTCGGGATTCGTTGAACCTCCTGCTTTGTCATCGAGGCGTCCTCTTGCCTATCGACATCGCGGATCAACGTTACATCGAATACACCCAGGAACCAGCAGGGGTAAAGCAAGCGCGCGAAGAGATCGTCCGCGCGATCCAGCATAGCCTGCCCACACTCTCGCAGGAAACTCCGGAGAGTGTCGAGAACCTCTTCCGGCGCACGGTCGAAGTGGCTACCGGAAGGCATCTCGAACGGCGGCTGACGCAAGCCTTCGCGCCCTCCGCCGAGTTGACGGCCGACCTCGCTAACGAGCTGCAACGCCTGGCCGGCGCGACTCCGAAGTTACGAGACCGGTGCTGGAACTTTCTCGAAGGACTTGCGGAGACCCTGCTCGCTGACCCCCTCGGTCGCGAGCGCGCGATTAAAATCTATTCTCTCCTCGCGAGGCTCGATGGTTTTCGCGAAAAACGCCGCGACGTTTTCTACAAGCTCAACGAAATCTGCGCCGAGGATCCAGACCGGCAGGCTGACGCGCTGGCCTATCTCGAACAGGCGAAAACGCTCGAGATCAGTTGACCGTCTCGCCATGACATCTCCAACGAAAAAATTCTTAAAGGCCGAAGCGCTCGCGGCTGTCCGCAAAGGCGAAGTCGAGCCTGGGATCGCCAAGTATCGCGAGTACCTTGCGCTTGCCGACAACACGTCTGACGACGACGCCTGGGCTTCCTTGGGCGGAGCCTACCGCCGTGCCGGCGACCTCGACCAGGCGATCGATTGCTATCGAAAAGCGTACGAGCTCAATCGGCAATCGACCTACGCTTTGGTCAATTTGGTCTCGCTCCATGCGGCGCGAAATACGGCTGCTGATCAAGAGGCGCTGAAACGCGATCTTCCGGAAGCGATTCGTCTCTGCCGCGAAGTGATCGAGCGCACTGACGCCACCTTTTGGAATTGGTATGACTTGGCCACGCTACAACTCATCGAAGGGCCTTCAAGCAGAGCTATCTCTACGCTCTATCACGCCGTGGCTCTGACGCCGCCGACGGCAAAGGAAAACTTCCGCAGTGTCCTGAACAATTTGCGCTTCCTGCACGACCACAATCCCGAGGTCGACGGCTTGGCGGATGCAATTTCGCTCGTCAGCGAACACGCGCAGTAAACCTGTGGCGCCGATGCGCGATCTTCGAAGTGAAAGCCAGAAAATCCCCGCCCGCCTATGAGTGATTCATTCGAATACCTTCAGCGCCGCTCGCGATCACCAGCGTCCACGGGCTTGACGGGATCGCCTTCCTGCACCGGCGCGGGAGCCGTGGGTTTATCGGGCTGGGGTTGCATGACTGGGGGAGCGGTAACCGCTGGCCCCGGCGCTTCGGTCGGAGCCGAAGCCGACTCTGCTGATGGCGCCTTGCCGTCGCCCGGCGGGGCCTGGATGGCCGCCGCTTGCGGGGCATCGTCGGGGCCCGGCAGGTCCGGGCAGGTCTTGCGGTAGGGCTGATCGCTCAGGTACTTCCGCCACTCCTCACGGGCAAGGTTGCGGTTGGCGATGTCGCAGGCGCGCTTCTGCCAGGAATTCGGGTCCACATCCCACAGTCGCACGGTCTTATCCTCACTCGCCGAGGCCAGGCGCTTGCCGTCGGGGCTGAAGGCGACGCTCCGCACGATGGCGTCATGGCCCATGAGCGGTGGGCCGAGGGGCTGGCCGCTCTCGGCATTCCAGAGCCGCACGGTCTTATCCTCACTCGCCGAGGCCAGGCGCTTGCCGTCGGCACTGAAGGCGACGCTTGTCACGGCGTCATCATGGCCCATGAGAGGTGGGCCGAGCGGCTGGCCGCTCTCGGCATCCCAGAGTCGCACGGTCTGGTCACCGCTCGCCGAGGCGAGGCGCTTGCCGCCGGGGCTGAAGGCGACGCCCAACACGTAGCTGTCATGGCCATGCAAAATCTTCTTGACATGGAGATTGGCGAGCAGTGCCGACAGGAGCGCGTGTTGCGCCTCCAACGTCGGCTCGGACTTAGTCACGCCGACGGCTTCATTCGCCAGCAGCAACACCAAGTCGATGCGGTTGCCTTTTTCTTTTTCCGAAGCGATAGCCAAACGTCCCGCATTTGCCCGCTGCGCCTGCCGCGTCGCCTCGAAGTATTGCCAGACCGCCGACCCGGCCACCAGCAGGGCGACCACCAATCCGATCAGGGTGACTCGCGCGGTGCGTTTCTGTGCCGCCGCGGCCTTTTTCTGCTCCTCGGCGATCTGCTCCGCATCCCGGATCCGCCGCTCCTGCTCTTCTCGCTCCGCCGCTTCGCGGGCCTGTTGCGCCGAGGTGCAGGCATTCAGATAGGCCCGTTCGTCAGCGTCTGCGGACACGACGTACCCCGGTGTGGCCAACAGGGTCTCGGCATCCTTCAGCCGCCCGTCGCGGTGGACCAGCAAGTCGTCGCGCTGATCTTCCTTTTTCCACTCCGCCGCCGAGTGCCGGATGTTTTCCAGTAGGCGCAGCTTGTCAAGGTCCTCGATTAGCCAACTGTGCAGGCTCGGCCACTGGCGCAGCAAACTTTCGTGGGCCACCTCGATGAAGTCCTTATCCCGGATAAGTAAACGCGCTTCCACCAGTCGTTCCACGAGCGGATGGACCTCGGCAGGCAGCTCGCCCAGCTTCGCCATCTGGCGCATCGGCTCATTGTTCTCGGGGTTGATCCGGGCGAGGAACGGAATGAAAGCGCGTCGCAGTCCCTGGTATTGCGCTGTACGCTCAGCGGGGATCACGGGCGGCCGGTAGGGCTCCTGCAGCGCCGTATCGATCGCTTCCTGAAAAATCGCGGCCTGCACCGTCTCGTGGCTGCCACGGATGCCCTCGTATTCTTCCAGCGTCAGGTCGCCGTCGCTCCCGAACTTGTGATAGAGCTTTTCCAGCGCGAAACTGAGGAGCGGTAAGGTGTCGGCGCCTCCCGAGAAATCAGCCAGCAGCCGCTCCGTCAAGCGGGAATCGATCGTCAGCTTCCACCCTGCACGGGTAGCCCGCTCGGCCGGGCCATTGATCACTCGCTCGAACTGGCCCGGTGCAAAGGGCCGCAGATCGAACAGTCGCGGCTTGATGCTGCTCAGGCCAGGCGTCATTTGCAGGCCTTCGTAGCGGTCGGAACGGACGGTCAGCAGCACGATGACCCGCCCTTGCGAGCCAGCCGACACGAGCTGGTCGACGGGGGCGTCCGGTTCGGCCAACAGGCTGGCCAGAAGGATCAGGAAACGCTCGGCTTCCGCTGCGCCGTCGGGGTTGAACAACTCTTCCGCCTGATCGATGAGAATAACAATGCTCGGCGGCAGCGGGTCCGCCTCGCCTGAACGTCGGTCGCGCAACCGACGCTCCAGGTCAGCCAATAGCGCGTCGAAGGCTTGCGGCCCGGTGTTGAGCTCCCGCTCGATCTGTCCCAACGTGATATTTCGCCCCAGTGGCTTGAACGCGGCGCCAAGGGCCGGTGCCAGGCCGTCCGCGCCGCAGATCACCACATTGCGCGGACGGATCACCGGCAGCGGGAAAAACTCACGGTCGTCGCGTGCGAGCCGGGGCAGCAGTCCCGTGCGCATGAACGACGACTTGCCGGACCCGGATGCGCCGAGTATCACCAGCAGCCGCTCGATGCCGTTCCGACGCATATCCCGCAGGGTTTCCATGCCATGCAGAATCTGTGCGTTCCGTCCAAAAAAGATCGCCGCATCCTCCGCTTCCAGCGGCTTCAGGCCGCGGTACGGGGCGCGGTCGGGATCGTTCTGCGGTGGCCAGGGGAAATGCTCGGCGCTGATGCCGGTCTTCTGCAGCCCGTTCTTCAGACGCTCCACGCCATCCGCCAGGAATGTGCATTCAGTAGGCTCTTCGCGGAAGTCGAAGCGGCACCGTTGCCGAACAGCGGGCACCATTGCCAGTCGGGCGGCAGCTCCTGTGGATTGCAGGGCTTGACGATGGCAAGAAAAAGATGCTTGCGGAGCGTTTCCGCATAGCGGTACTCGAGCTTGCGCTCGGCCGAGACTAGCCAGGTGGGCGAGACCAGACACAGCACCGCTTCGCAGCGGTCGGCCGCGTTCTTCAGGGCATCCTTCCAGCGCTCTCCCGGACGGAGACCATCTTTCACATCGATATCGAGGAAAACATCGTCCCAGCCGTTATCGGTCAGCCATCGCTTCAGCGCGACGGCTTCCCTGGCATCGTTGCTGCTGTGGCTGATGAATATCGCGGTCATCCCTACTGGCAGCCGTTGAAGATGGCGGTCACGCGCCTTGCTCAGGCGGTGGTTCCTGTTGGGCCCCACCCTTGGCTTGAGACTGCCAGAATAGTTGCTGTTCTTCGGCGATAATGGTTTCGACCCGCTCGACCAGGAGGCGATAGGCGCCGGCCTCGTCCTGCGCGGCGGCGTAAGGATCCGCGTTGTTGAGATACAGGCGGTATTCGCGTTTCATGCCTTCGGAGGCCTTGCGGTAGGCTTGCCAGCTCTCGCCGGGACGCAGCAGAGTATCCACCGCCCGGCTGATGGTGACAGCGGCACCTAACGCGGCGGTAAGATGGGGCACCCAGTCCGCTTCCAGCACTTGGAGCACCGAAATCAGTGTACCAAGGACGATGACGCAGATGGCGAATGCCAAATATCGGCGCTTCTGTTTCCGGGCGCCCTTCGAGTACCACTCGCGCTGGCCATCGAGGACAGTTTGGAAATAATAGTCTGCTCGTGCCTGGCGCGTTTCGATGGGCGACATCCAGGCAGGTTTGACAGATGGGACATCGTTGTCTGGCGGCATGCGCGACTCCCCCCTTATTTAAATTTCGGCTGACCAATGCCACGCTATCGACGATTTTAGCTGACTACGGGCTCTTAGGCGCGAGACCGCTTGACGAGCGTCGCTTGTGAATCGATATTCTGCCGCGATCGCCGTCGCGGCCGCGTGCGGCGGGCACGTGTTTTCGATCGGCTCTGACCGCGTGGATTCTGACTCTATGCTGGAGTTCTTCATCCCGGCGCGACCTCGGCCGTCCGCGGCCGTATGTGCGGGAACAAGAGCACATCGCGGATAGAGCGAGAATCGGTCAATAGCATCACCAGCCGGTCGATCCCGATGCCTTCGCCGGCCGTGGGCGGCAACCCATACTCAAGCGCCAAGACATAGTCG is a genomic window of Pseudomonadota bacterium containing:
- a CDS encoding folate-binding protein encodes the protein MTETSITDPESSPALRFQSLTRLPSLGIIRVTGPEAESFLTAQFTNDVGTLSELRSQLGAWCNAQGRVLVVFRLLRHEASYVLVLPQEMIGSTLERLKKYVLRAKLTLEEAREELRVLAAFGPQTLAGHAAHLPPIPEQENTVAHRAGVSVIRVPGALPRWLIIGANESLAALGAIEPAADVSDTAWRLGDILAGIPMVGAATTRAFLPQMLNLDALGGVSFTKGCYPGQEVIARLQYRGQLKRRMYLAQVEDAAPPRAGDPVYARDHLASQPAGQIVAAAPRDSRCFALLAVVDNEAAHAGSIHLLHPDGPPLAFQPLPYPIDDTGDLSSRVTAPQGQ
- a CDS encoding hydrolase, which translates into the protein MKSFEPAWWLPGPHAQTLWGALCRRRVKLALRRERLDLPDGDFIDLDWHDKGAGPIVVILHGLEGSGQSRYAKGLLAALGARGWRAVVMHFRSCSGINNRLARSYHSGDTEDFSYFITTLQGRYRGARLAAVGFSLGGNVLLKFLGEAQERAPLAAAVAVSVPFQLDNAAERLERGFSRAYQWWLLRSLRAKTRNKFTHLPSPIDLSRLDKLRSFWSFDHEVTAPLHGFAGVDDYYARSSSRQYLPRITVSTLIVHSRDDPFMTPAAIPGANELSSSTRLELTARGGHNGFVAGAFPGRPYYWLDRRIPEFLAPYLIAGDGT
- a CDS encoding tetratricopeptide repeat protein, giving the protein MTSPTKKFLKAEALAAVRKGEVEPGIAKYREYLALADNTSDDDAWASLGGAYRRAGDLDQAIDCYRKAYELNRQSTYALVNLVSLHAARNTAADQEALKRDLPEAIRLCREVIERTDATFWNWYDLATLQLIEGPSSRAISTLYHAVALTPPTAKENFRSVLNNLRFLHDHNPEVDGLADAISLVSEHAQ
- a CDS encoding toll/interleukin-1 receptor domain-containing protein, coding for MTAIFISHSSNDAREAVALKRWLTDNGWDDVFLDIDVKDGLRPGERWKDALKNAADRCEAVLCLVSPTWLVSAERKLEYRYAETLRKHLFLAIVKPCNPQELPPDWQWCPLFGNGAASTSAKSLLNAHSWRMAWSV
- a CDS encoding DUF4231 domain-containing protein, giving the protein MPPDNDVPSVKPAWMSPIETRQARADYYFQTVLDGQREWYSKGARKQKRRYLAFAICVIVLGTLISVLQVLEADWVPHLTAALGAAVTISRAVDTLLRPGESWQAYRKASEGMKREYRLYLNNADPYAAAQDEAGAYRLLVERVETIIAEEQQLFWQSQAKGGAQQEPPPEQGA